The Macrobrachium nipponense isolate FS-2020 chromosome 19, ASM1510439v2, whole genome shotgun sequence genome contains a region encoding:
- the LOC135211150 gene encoding uncharacterized protein LOC135211150 — protein sequence MNNVVAHRRKCIVELCIRHATIFSKCTSQSKFSAIEGLYSSVPEVLYSSVPEVLYSSVPEVLYSSVPEVLYSPVPEVLYSSVPEGALLSSFPEAFSPVPEVLYSSVPEVLYSSVPEVLYSSVPVFLYSPVPEVLYSPVPEVLYSSVPEVLYSSVPEVLNSSVPMFLYSPVPEVLYSPVPEVLYSSVPEVLYSSVPEFLRSFISSVPGVLYSPVPEVLYSSVPEVLYSSVPVFLYSPVPEVLYSPVPEVLYSPVRGPLFLSPEVLYPSSEAIYSSVPVVLSSPVPEVLIPQFMIQVPLFLSSLMVLHFLQFRGPLILSSEVFIPQFLRSLYPQLRSPLFLSYWFLYSLTFLRSLYILSPRGTFYSPVLRSLSPVPEVLYSPVPEVLYSSVPEVLYSPVPEVLYSSVPEVLYSPVPEVLYPRFLGPFIPQCRRSLDHQFLMVPYSPVPAVLCPQFPEGPFNSPVPDLPFVPQFLRSFYFPSSLRSFIHQFLRSISPVPEVRIYSTSS from the exons ATGAATAACGTTGTTGCACACAGAAGAAAGTGCATTGTTGAACTTTGT ATCAGGCATGCAACAATTTTCAGTAAATGTACCTCGCAGTCGAAATTCTCAGCTATAGAGGGTCTTTATTCTtcagttcctgaggtcctttattcctcagttcctgaggtcctttattcctcagttcctgaggtcctttattcctcagttcctgaggtcctttattccccagttcctgaggtcctttattcctcagttcctgaGGGGGCCCTTTTATCCTCATTTCCTGAGGCCTTTTCCccagttcctgaggtcctttattcctcagttcctgaggtcctttattcctcagttcctgaggtcctttattcctcagttcctgtGTTCCTTTATTCCccagttcctgaggtcctttattccccagttcctgaggtcctttattcctcagttcctgaggtcctttattcctcagttcctgaggtccttAATTCCTCAGTTCCTATGTTCCTTTATTCCccagttcctgaggtcctttattccccagttcctgaggtcctttattcctcagttcctgaggtcctttattcctcagttcctgag ttcctgaggtcctttatttcctcagttcctggggtcctttattccccagttcctgaggtcctttattcctcagttcctgaggtcctttattcctcagttcctgtGTTCCTTTATTCCccagttcctgaggtcctttattccccagttcctgaggtcctttattccccagtccgaggtcctttattcctcagtcctGAGGTCCTGTATCCCA GTTCTGAGgccatttattcctcagttcctgtGGTCCTTTCTTCCCCAGTTCCTGAGGTCCTTATTCCCCAGTTCATGATACAGgtccctttattcctcagttccttgATGGTCCTTCATTTCCTGCAGTTCCGAGGTCCTTTAATTCTCAGTTCTGaggtctttattcctcagttcctgcGGTCACTTTATCCTCAGTTACggagtcctttattcctcagttactGGTTCCTTTATTCCCTCACGTTCCTGAGGTCCCTTTATATCCTCAGTCCTAGAGGTACCTTTTATTCCCCAGTTCTGAGGTCTTTATCCCCCGTTCCTGAGGTACTTTATTCCccagttcctgaggtcctttattcctcagttcctgaggtcctttattccccagttcctgaggtcctttattcctcagttcctgaggtcctttattccccagttcctgaggtcctttatcccAGGTTCCTGGGGCCCTTTATTCCCCAGTGCCGGAGGTCCCTTGATCATCAGTTCCTGATGGTTCCTTATTCCCCAGTTCCTGCGGTCCTTTGTCCCCAGTTTCCTGAAGGTCCTTTTAATTCCCCAGTTCCTGATTTGCCCTTTGTTCCccagttcctgaggtccttttatTTCCCCAGTTCCTTGAGGTCCTTTATTCACCAGTTCCTGAGGTCCATATCCCCAGTTCCTGAGGTCCGCATTTATTCCAccagttcctga